Proteins encoded by one window of Thunnus thynnus chromosome 3, fThuThy2.1, whole genome shotgun sequence:
- the ppp1r12c gene encoding protein phosphatase 1 regulatory subunit 12C isoform X1 → MGDSARTKRREQLKRWAGSCTDKAPAVPRRRWRGDAENGAAEPEAELCEPPRDQPVLGRDGVSPLLKRRKRVRFDRAAEFLAACACGDTEEAQMMLVEARETKKNNEEDVPEIINCSNADGITALHQACIDGSMEMVSFLLEHGASVNQVDSEGWTPLHVAASCGYPEIVSFLLQDGASLSAVNCDGDVPLDIALDEATESLLQEYTVRQGVDLEAAKRLEEEQIMTDARTWLTEGPPADVRHPRTGATPLHVAAAKGYLEALKILCQCGLDVSATDFDGWTPLHAAAHWGQGEACHILAEQLCNMEARSNAGQTPFDVADESVEELLEELSQKQANWRNEQSILDRQNQQGSTAANAQNKRRRSSVCRMSSKDKMNVQDQSKERGISGGLELSEEKESSPESSTVSSPDTESVTTSTISPADKTPEEKDEEEKEQDKANRTARVQPTPQTRDATAESPNTPSADRRKFQAPVRDEESESQRKARSRLLRQSRRSTQGVTLTDLKEAEKSVPKAADPPPRNIQPVSPIVTLTPAERDTDPVKQVEPEGEKRLGVKDRRRGRRERRSTGIVQLGGENEDEDAHSDDTNSNSISNESQLGDSSADYRTLYFKVLQDNLAMKDKLQEMELLLCQNKVELERLRQVGQSQESSSDRPALLELERFEKLALQRKAVELEDELKVLGDLKADNQRLKDENAALIRVISKLSR, encoded by the exons ATGGGGGACTCGGCGAGGACCAAGCGGCGGGAGCAGCTGAAGCGCTGGGCCGGCTCCTGCACCGACAAAGCGCCGGCCGTACCTCGGCGGAGATGGCGGGGCGACGCCGAGAACGGAGCAGCGGAGCCGGAGGCCGAGCTCTGCGAACCGCCGAGGGACCAGCCAGTGTTGGGGAGAGATGGAGTTAGCCCCCTGCTGAAGAGACG caaaagGGTGAGGTTTGACAGGGCTGCAGAGTTCCTGGCGGCTTGTGCCTGCGGGGACACAGAGGAGGCCCAGATGATGCTAGTGGAGGCCAGAGAGACCAAAAAGAACAATGAGGAGGACGTACCAGAAATTATCAACTGTTCTAATGCTGATGGAATCACTGCTCTCCACCAG GCCTGCATAGATGGCAGCATGGAGATGGTGTCCTTTCTTTTGGAGCATGGTGCCAGTGTGAACCAGGTTGACAGTGAGGGATGGACACCTCTGCATGTTGCTGCCTCCTGCGGCTACCCTGAAATTGTGAG tttccTTTTGCAGGATGGTGcatctctctctgctgtgaacTGTGATGGTGATGTTCCTCTGGACATTGCTCTGGATGAGGCCACTGAGTCTCTTCTCCAGGAGTACACTGTGAGACAGG GTGTGGATTTGGAGGCAGCTAAGCGGCTGGAGGAAGAACAGATCATGACAGATGCCCGGACCTGGCTGACTGAGGGCCCACCTGCCGATGTACGGCACCCCAGGACCGGAGCCACCCCACTGCATGTGGCTGCAGCCAAAGGCTACCTGGAGGCTCTCAA GATACTGTGTCAGTGTGGGCTGGATGTCTCGGCTACAGATTTTGATGGCTGGACGCCTCTTCATGCTGCAGCACACTGGGGTCAGGGGGAGGCCTGTCATATTCTGGCTGAACAGCTGTGCAACATGGAGGCCCGCAGCAATGCG GGTCAGACGCCCTTTGATGTAGCTGATGAAAGCGTTGAGGAACTCCTGGAGGAGTTATCACAGAAACAAGCCAAT TGGCGTAATGAACAGTCTATACTGGACAGGCAAAACCAACAGGGCTCCACCGCTGCAAACGCGCAAAACAAACGGCGGAG GAGCTCCGTGTGCAGGATGAGCAGTAAAGACAAGATGAATGTGCAGGATCAGTCTAAAGAGAGGGGCATTTCAGGAGGCCTGGAGCTGAgcgaggagaaagagagcagccCAG AAAGCTCCACTGTGTCCAGTCCAGACACTGAGAGTGTGACCACATCCACCATCAGCCCTGCTGACAAG ACGCCAGAGgagaaagatgaggaggagaaggagcaggACAAGGCGAACCGCACTGCCAGAGTCCAACCCACTCCTCAGACGAGGGATGCCACAGCTGAGAGTCCCAACACCCCCAGCGCTGACCGCCGCAA GTTTCAAGCTCCAGTCAGAGACGAGGAGTCGGAGTCTCAGAGGAAAGCTCGCTCTCGACTGTTGCGTCAGTCTCGCCGCTCCACACAG GGTGTGACTTTAACAGACTTGAAGGAAGCAGAGAAGAGTGTGCCTAAAGCTGCTGATCCCCCGCCTCGCAACATCCAGCCCGTCAGCCCCATCGTCACTCTCACGCCTGCTGAAAGGG ATACAGACCCGGTGAAGCAGGTGGAGCCGGAGGGAGAGAAGCGTCTGGGAGtgaaggacaggaggagagggaggagggagagacgCTCCACTGGCATCGTTCAGCTGGGTGGAGAG aatgaAGATGAGGATGCTCATTCAGACGATACAAACAGTAACAGCATTTCCAA tgaaaGTCAACTGGGAGACTCGTCAGCTGACTACAGAACG CTGTACTTTAAGGTACTGCAGGATAACCTGGCTATGAAGGACAAGCTGCAGGAGATGGAGCTGCTGCTCTGCCAAAACAAAGTGGAGCTGGAAAGACTCCGACAGGTTGGGCAG AGTCAAGAGAGCAGCTCAGACAGACCGGCCCTGCTGGAGCTGGAGAGATTT gagAAGTTGGCCCTCCAGAGGAAAGCAGTAGAGCTGGAGGATGAGCTAAAG GTTCTGGGAGACCTGAAAGCAGACAACCAGAGGCTCAAGGATGAGAAC
- the ppp1r12c gene encoding protein phosphatase 1 regulatory subunit 12C isoform X2: protein MGDSARTKRREQLKRWAGSCTDKAPAVPRRRWRGDAENGAAEPEAELCEPPRDQPVLGRDGVSPLLKRRKRVRFDRAAEFLAACACGDTEEAQMMLVEARETKKNNEEDVPEIINCSNADGITALHQACIDGSMEMVSFLLEHGASVNQVDSEGWTPLHVAASCGYPEIVSFLLQDGASLSAVNCDGDVPLDIALDEATESLLQEYTVRQGVDLEAAKRLEEEQIMTDARTWLTEGPPADVRHPRTGATPLHVAAAKGYLEALKILCQCGLDVSATDFDGWTPLHAAAHWGQGEACHILAEQLCNMEARSNAGQTPFDVADESVEELLEELSQKQANWRNEQSILDRQNQQGSTAANAQNKRRRSSVCRMSSKDKMNVQDQSKERGISGGLELSEEKESSPESSTVSSPDTESVTTSTISPADKTPEEKDEEEKEQDKANRTARVQPTPQTRDATAESPNTPSADRRKFQAPVRDEESESQRKARSRLLRQSRRSTQGVTLTDLKEAEKSVPKAADPPPRNIQPVSPIVTLTPAERDTDPVKQVEPEGEKRLGVKDRRRGRRERRSTGIVQLGGENEDEDAHSDDTNSNSISNESQLGDSSADYRTLYFKVLQDNLAMKDKLQEMELLLCQNKVELERLRQSQESSSDRPALLELERFEKLALQRKAVELEDELKVLGDLKADNQRLKDENAALIRVISKLSR, encoded by the exons ATGGGGGACTCGGCGAGGACCAAGCGGCGGGAGCAGCTGAAGCGCTGGGCCGGCTCCTGCACCGACAAAGCGCCGGCCGTACCTCGGCGGAGATGGCGGGGCGACGCCGAGAACGGAGCAGCGGAGCCGGAGGCCGAGCTCTGCGAACCGCCGAGGGACCAGCCAGTGTTGGGGAGAGATGGAGTTAGCCCCCTGCTGAAGAGACG caaaagGGTGAGGTTTGACAGGGCTGCAGAGTTCCTGGCGGCTTGTGCCTGCGGGGACACAGAGGAGGCCCAGATGATGCTAGTGGAGGCCAGAGAGACCAAAAAGAACAATGAGGAGGACGTACCAGAAATTATCAACTGTTCTAATGCTGATGGAATCACTGCTCTCCACCAG GCCTGCATAGATGGCAGCATGGAGATGGTGTCCTTTCTTTTGGAGCATGGTGCCAGTGTGAACCAGGTTGACAGTGAGGGATGGACACCTCTGCATGTTGCTGCCTCCTGCGGCTACCCTGAAATTGTGAG tttccTTTTGCAGGATGGTGcatctctctctgctgtgaacTGTGATGGTGATGTTCCTCTGGACATTGCTCTGGATGAGGCCACTGAGTCTCTTCTCCAGGAGTACACTGTGAGACAGG GTGTGGATTTGGAGGCAGCTAAGCGGCTGGAGGAAGAACAGATCATGACAGATGCCCGGACCTGGCTGACTGAGGGCCCACCTGCCGATGTACGGCACCCCAGGACCGGAGCCACCCCACTGCATGTGGCTGCAGCCAAAGGCTACCTGGAGGCTCTCAA GATACTGTGTCAGTGTGGGCTGGATGTCTCGGCTACAGATTTTGATGGCTGGACGCCTCTTCATGCTGCAGCACACTGGGGTCAGGGGGAGGCCTGTCATATTCTGGCTGAACAGCTGTGCAACATGGAGGCCCGCAGCAATGCG GGTCAGACGCCCTTTGATGTAGCTGATGAAAGCGTTGAGGAACTCCTGGAGGAGTTATCACAGAAACAAGCCAAT TGGCGTAATGAACAGTCTATACTGGACAGGCAAAACCAACAGGGCTCCACCGCTGCAAACGCGCAAAACAAACGGCGGAG GAGCTCCGTGTGCAGGATGAGCAGTAAAGACAAGATGAATGTGCAGGATCAGTCTAAAGAGAGGGGCATTTCAGGAGGCCTGGAGCTGAgcgaggagaaagagagcagccCAG AAAGCTCCACTGTGTCCAGTCCAGACACTGAGAGTGTGACCACATCCACCATCAGCCCTGCTGACAAG ACGCCAGAGgagaaagatgaggaggagaaggagcaggACAAGGCGAACCGCACTGCCAGAGTCCAACCCACTCCTCAGACGAGGGATGCCACAGCTGAGAGTCCCAACACCCCCAGCGCTGACCGCCGCAA GTTTCAAGCTCCAGTCAGAGACGAGGAGTCGGAGTCTCAGAGGAAAGCTCGCTCTCGACTGTTGCGTCAGTCTCGCCGCTCCACACAG GGTGTGACTTTAACAGACTTGAAGGAAGCAGAGAAGAGTGTGCCTAAAGCTGCTGATCCCCCGCCTCGCAACATCCAGCCCGTCAGCCCCATCGTCACTCTCACGCCTGCTGAAAGGG ATACAGACCCGGTGAAGCAGGTGGAGCCGGAGGGAGAGAAGCGTCTGGGAGtgaaggacaggaggagagggaggagggagagacgCTCCACTGGCATCGTTCAGCTGGGTGGAGAG aatgaAGATGAGGATGCTCATTCAGACGATACAAACAGTAACAGCATTTCCAA tgaaaGTCAACTGGGAGACTCGTCAGCTGACTACAGAACG CTGTACTTTAAGGTACTGCAGGATAACCTGGCTATGAAGGACAAGCTGCAGGAGATGGAGCTGCTGCTCTGCCAAAACAAAGTGGAGCTGGAAAGACTCCGACAG AGTCAAGAGAGCAGCTCAGACAGACCGGCCCTGCTGGAGCTGGAGAGATTT gagAAGTTGGCCCTCCAGAGGAAAGCAGTAGAGCTGGAGGATGAGCTAAAG GTTCTGGGAGACCTGAAAGCAGACAACCAGAGGCTCAAGGATGAGAAC
- the LOC137180547 gene encoding nicotinate-nucleotide pyrophosphorylase [carboxylating]-like, with translation MSPPKHTAAHSIPPHTLTQLAREWLAEDTPNFDPAGVCVGSQEVEARLLCKTPHSILAGSPFFTAVFTEVGCTVEWRYQEGAEIGPDAVTLTAVVRGPARCLLLGERPALNCLARASGIATRCAQLQAMATAGRWHGEVAGTRKTTPGFRLVEKYAMLVGAVSMHRQDLSGMVMLKDNHIWASGSITEAVKAARSVCGFSSKIEVECCSTEEGREAARAGADIVMLDNFQPQELHVAARALKEEFPTLLIEASGGVTPDNLAMYFSPHVNIISLGCITQGCPVVDFSLKVQKPVVHSSLQEG, from the exons ATGTCTCCACctaaacacacagcagcacactcAATCCCACCTCACACTCTGACCCAGCTGGCACGAGAGTGGCTGGCAGAGGACACACCAAACTTTGACCCAGCAGGGGTATGTGTGGGGTCACAGGAAGTCGAGGCAAGGCTGCTTTGTAAAACACCACACAGCATCTTGGCAGGGAGCCCTTTCTTCACAGCAGTGTTCACTGAAGTCGGCTGCACTGTGGAGTGGCGTTACCAGGAGGGAGCTGAGATTG GTCCAGATGCTGTCACACTGACCGCTGTGGTTCGAGGCCCAGCAAGGTGCCTGCTCCTAGGTGAAAGGCCAGCTCTCAACTGCCTGGCCCGGGCCTCAGGGATCGCCACCCGCTGTGCTCAGCTCCAGGCAATGGCAACGGCAGGACGCTGGCATGGAGAAGTGGCTGGCACACGCAAGACCACCCCGGGCTTCCGTCTGGTGGAGAAGTATGCCATGTTGGTTGGCGCCGTGTCCATGCACAGGCAGGACCTGAGTGGTATGGTGATGCTGAAGGACAACCACATCTGGGCATCAGGGAGTATCACAGAG GCTGTGAAAGCTGCCCGGTCAGTGTGCGGCTTCAGCAGTAAGATTGAGGTGGAGTGCTGCTCCACAGAGGAGGGCAGAGAGGCGGCCAGAGCAGGAGCAGACATTGTTATGCTGGACAACTTTCAACCTCAG gAGCTCCATGTTGCAGCTCGTGCACTGAAGGAGGAGTTCCCAACTCTACTGATAGAAGCCAGTGGAGGAGTGACTCCAGACAACTTAGCCATGTATTTCTCCCCACATGTGAACATCATTTCCCTGGGCTGCATTACACAGGGCTGCCCAGTTGTGGACTTCTCACTCAAAGTTCAAAAGCCTGTTGTTCACTCAAGCCTCCAAGAAGGATGA